The following DNA comes from Papaver somniferum cultivar HN1 chromosome 4, ASM357369v1, whole genome shotgun sequence.
AGCTTTTCCTCCTGCAACTGATGAAGCATCATTAGAGGCTGCAGCTTGTGTTAAGGTGCTGCTTGCTTCTGGTTTGCAAGATGACGCAGGAGGAGGTTCTGCAACTGTTGAAGCTCCATTGACTATAAACATACCTACTTGGCAGGATTATAAAAGTCCATTGGATAATCCTCTGCTGTGCAGCTTAAAGGGAATAAATATTACTGTTCCAGTTTCTGTACAAAAACAATTGTGGACCGCAGTGAGAACAGCTGAAGAAGGATTGGATGCAACTGTGTCAAATGCTGGTGGCCAGGCTGGAATAGGAAAAAAGAAGCACTGGACGGCAGAGGAGGATAATGAACTCATTGCTGCTGTGAAGAAATTTGGTAAAAGGAATTGGGCCGACATTGTTAAGGCAGATATTTTCAAGGGTGATAGGACTGCTTCACAATTGTCTCAGAGATGGGGAATCATAAGGAAGAGACTAAAATTGGAGGCAGGTGGAGGGGAACTCATAGCACGACAGCGTGCTACCAACCGAGCAGTTTCTTCTGCTCTTAATATGCCCATAATTAATAGCTTATTGGCAGCATATGCAGCTTCTGTGGTCCCAAATCCGATGGTACaagaagctgctgttgctgctggagcCCGTATAGCCACTCATTTGACTGCCAAATCGCTGCGTAAAGCTGCACGATCCAAGAAATCACCAATGCCAGGTGTACATTATATTTGCACAGGCTTGTCATCAGCATCCCCAGCCACATACTCTACTTCGGTACCAAGTGTCTCTCCGCCACCACCAACACCTGCAGAGAAAAGTCAGGTTCCTTCTGCAAGTGTAGAAGCTCCATCGACTATAAATAGACCTACTTGCCAGGATTCTAAAAGTCCATTGGATAATAATCCCCAGCCATGCAGCTTAAATGGAATGGATACTATTGTTCCAGTTTCTGTACAAAAACAATCGTCGCCGCCTGCAGTGACAATCGCTAAAGGGTTGGATGGAACTGTGTCAAATGCTGTTGTCGGCAGgcctgcaaaaagaaaaagaaataagagTCCCTGGACAACAGAGGAGGATAATGAGCTATTTGCTGCTGTGAAGAAATTTGGTGAAAGGAATTGGGTTAACATTCTTAAGGCAGATATTTTGAAGGGTGATAGGAGTGCTGCACAATTATCTCATAGATGGGGCATCATAAGGAACAGACAAAACGAACTCCCAGATCAATGGCTTGCTACCAACCGAGCAGTTACACGTGCTCTGAATACGCCCATGAATAATAGCTTATCCGCAGCATGTACAGTCGGTCCAGCAAATTTGGTGGCTTCTGCTGCTACAGTTAGCAGTCCGCAAATCCCTCTCCAGACAACGAAAGGAACATCTGGTGTCATGGCAAAACGTCGATCAATTACTAAAAAAACAGCTCCTGTGGTCCCAAATCCAATGATACAAACAGCTGCTATTTCTGCTGGATCCCGTATCGCCACTCCTCCGACTGCCATACCGCTGCTTAAAAGCTGCACAATCCAAACTGCTGTTCATAATAAGCACCAGTTGTGTGACACCACTGTTAACCCCTAACCACTCAGGCGCTCGGCCTAATGTGCATTATATTTGCACAAGCTTGTCCTCAGCATCCCCAACCACATACTCTACTGCGGTACCAAGTGTCTCTCTGCCACCACCAACACCTGCTGTGAAATGTAAGGTTCCCTCTGTTAGTATTCTCGCCTCTGCATCTACTTCATGTGGGACGGTTGCTGCAGGCAAGAAGACAAATTAATGTTAGTTAGACACTTAGACTATTGCTAATACGACCATTAGTTCAATTAATAGATGTTTTCTGAaactggaggaagaagaaggcagcAGAGGTAGGGAAAGCACTGACTATGTGTACCTCTCTAATTTAGGTTTAAGGTAGAAACTTGAATGATCATGATCGATTTTGGAGGTTATTGTGTTTCTGCAATTCACTAAGTTCTTATACCTCTctaatttaggttttcgaatgACAGTTTTAAGAAATATATTATTTCTAATGCTTCTTGtttttcatctcttcatattctttaCTGATAATTCTGCCTAAGGTAATTGCCCAAACTTAAGGATCGTTTTCCATAAAGCTGGTACCCCATTGACCTGACTTATTGCAGTATGGGCTGTCAACATCCATTTTATGAACAATCTTGGATGGTGGTTGCCTGCCAGCTTTTGTTATTGGGTGATTTGTTCTTGATGTTATTCTCCTTGTCTCCAGTTTTTGAGATTTATACCGAATGTGAGTTTATTTTGTACTATGTTGTGCCTGTATCTTACATTTGGGTCTGcataaccaaaatcaaaaaaagaCTGGAAAATCTTTTATAGCTGCTGGTGTATTCATTTTTCTTCCCCAACCAGACATTGTTTGTATCCAAATTCCAACATCTCTCTAATCCAATGATTTCTGGAGTTTATTACATCCTTTCAGAAATCCTTCCTCTCGGGTTTAAAGCTTCTCTCTCTCGAACCGACTCAATGGGTAATGAGTGAGGTGTGCAACCCATGTTCTTGCTCTTGTCATAAAAGATGCAGTATGGCTCTTTAATGAATCAGTTAAAATGATAAGGTCAGTTGTAAAATATGTTCTTAGTTCTCCTTCTAGGTATGAAAAATTTAAACAATGTACCTGATGAGTATGCTTCCACGTCATCTTTGGGTGAAAAACAACCAACCCTAGAAAAGATGGATTGCAAGAAAGCACTAATTTTAGATGTGTACACCAGATGGAATAGCACTTACTTGATGTTCGATGTTGCtgaaaacatgaatttttttttgcaatgtTAGCGCAGATTGGTAAAGACTTTCAACAGAAGTTTATTTTTGAGCAAGACAAGGAATTTGTTTTACCTAGTGATGTTGATATTGATAAAGCTATAGCTAGTGATGATATTATATTATCATGGACGAAGaggttgaggatatggaagaagaggaagaggttgAGGATATGAAAGAAGAGGTTAAGGAGTTAGACCCAATAAGCAAgaacaaggcaaagaagaagaataagaagaaactgATTCCATATATGTTCCTTATAAAgaagattgaaaacatgatagaGGTCTTGTCAAATGTTTAAAGGTATTCTTCGACACTACTGTCAATTTTTCTATTTCTACACAAGTCACTACTCGTACTTTCTTATGGGAATCGTCACTCATCCATGAACAATTAGTCGACTTTAAAAATAATGTAGCATCGGATCCCTTTATTGCACATATGTCTCGTATTATGTTTGCTAAGTTCCataagtattggggtgtgtacgaaataatgaattttgttatgttttttgcTCAACTGTTGGATCCAAGAGAGAAACAAAAGGGATTGGAATTTACTCTTAACTGTTTATATGAGAACAATATGTGGAGGTTCAAAAAGTTatgagaaaggtgaaattagaattTCAGGAACTTTTTGAATAGTATAAGTCAGTGTATTCGGCTCATAAGGAGGGGTCAACTAgtgcttgttagagcatagctcggtcaacctcgcatgcgtttctatctcaagcatgtttgtcaatgttagttatcaaaactatgagtcttgatttctagcctacatagctaagtctcggactaggatagaaaagtgcagttgagctcaagaacttcatggcggttcatcatacaacgacgaagatctatacaaggaaccgtggaacttcatcaacaaaaaggtatgtggagacttgaacttatctatcactcataagtctatctcttctatctcctacttcatatgagacaaaagtcgtatgctatatagactagatcatacacattggacatttcgagctgagcattcattgcttatctttatctcgaaatcgtatgatggtaaagcgtttcgctttgatcaagtttatcttcacctagtgacgaaagtcatgaaaagtttcaatcactttgagaattgctctgacgtgactcggtttgtgaataacggctacatagcgtcctctgagaatgtcttaatgattgtaatgagagtttagattacataatcatgtattccttgaaccgaagttttcgaactttgttgatcaagagaaatcgggaggattgtggaattgactttccaagtccgcgaacccagtccgcagactcagtccgcgaactgtcggaagttttcgaccgagaatttctgctggatttccgaaactcgtttgtgtgctcagtccgcgaactggcggaagttctctttccgagaatttctactgagtttggaaaactcaaccgattaacttaagtccgcgaacttgtttgtgaacttaagaggttatgatctaaagatgtgctctgaacatgaaacattaaattactaaggaatgctatatgcaaaccgtggctataatgttcatgagccgattcaatcgaatcgaatcatctttgtttcaattgtgtcagttatataagatctcatagcaattgaacaactctttaactagttcatttgagtcaattgaactagttatggtgaagaagaacaaggttaatatgaaatgctcatatggttaaccttttgggttactatgtcgaaccaacatacacgtacacgtttgggcatggttttcacgaacccagtaaacgtatacccaagtgtgtgtgacaagctaagttttcgatctaacggttgagaaatattagcttgaatctaaatcaggttttcatctaacggtgaatattgaatgctttgttactaagctaacattgattgcaaaccctgatttgaaagtgtatataaggtagaactctagcaactgggaaacctaatccacaaacattcggtgtgatactagttgtgctaagatagagtcgattctcctttaacctttggttttcttctctaaaaccaggttaacgacttaaagacttcattgggattgtgaagccagaccgatactactttatcgtagttgtgtgatctgatcttgcatcttctatcatacgaataCAATcgattaattggcttgagatcgtgagagttctccgataggcaagataaagaagtcacaacatcttcgtctcactgtctgttattcctcgacaaacctcctgtgtagtcaggaagtattgtagagaggtaattgattaatctaggctgttcttcgggaatataagaccggattatcaattggttcctattcaccttgattttatatcttaagacggaacaaaacctagggtttatctgtgggagacatatttatcctttgacagacttttctgtgtgagacagattgtttattatcaagtatgcgattttgggttgcaacaactcttggttgtgggtgagatcagctaagggaatcaagtgcgcagtatcctgctgggatcagaggcgtaggagtacaactgtaccttggatcggtgggatactgattggggttcaactatagtccagtccgaagttagcttggagtaggctagtgtctgtagcggcttaataca
Coding sequences within:
- the LOC113274589 gene encoding uncharacterized protein LOC113274589; amino-acid sequence: MASSDNNTQRRRRKVLIRKEDIASVLTRYSEPTKLSLLEEVAQYPDVKIDWNVLVKKTTTGITNGAEYQKLWRHLAYCDKLPETVEEKPKEQHLEYELEAFPPATDEASLEAAACVKVLLASGLQDDAGGGSATVEAPLTINIPTWQDYKSPLDNPLLCSLKGINITVPVSVQKQLWTAVRTAEEGLDATVSNAGGQAGIGKKKHWTAEEDNELIAAVKKFGKRNWADIVKADIFKGDRTASQLSQRWGIIRKRLKLEAGGGELIARQRATNRAVSSALNMPIINSLLAAYAASVVPNPMVQEAAVAAGARIATHLTAKSLRKAARSKKSPMPGVHYICTGLSSASPATYSTSVPSVSPPPPTPAEKSQVPSASVEAPSTINRPTCQDSKSPLDNNPQPCSLNGMDTIVPVSVQKQSSPPAVTIAKGLDGTVSNAVVGRPAKRKRNKSPWTTEEDNELFAAVKKFGERNWVNILKADILKGDRSAAQLSHRWGIIRNRQNELPDQWLATNRAVTRALNTPMNNSLSAACTVGPANLVASAATVSSPQIPLQTTKGTSGVMAKRRSITKKTAPVVPNPMIQTAAISAGSRIATPPTAIPLLKSCTIQTAVHNKHQLCDTTVNP